A genomic region of Prionailurus viverrinus isolate Anna chromosome D4, UM_Priviv_1.0, whole genome shotgun sequence contains the following coding sequences:
- the LOC125149900 gene encoding uncharacterized protein LOC125149900, with product MGSTGSQHPSKRGPESAPGAHGVVPPAFMEFQVHGTALCPSGVGLRGTSVGGWVGGGGVGSFHQVPRGPVTPSAESVWVASKRLQHPPSTTSAPKLPPGALSGRPRSPPAPSPLCLPCPDVSVLEFHTSGIPRRVALASGFSARARLVGSVARVRAARGGSASSCLFRNRRTSGRFYPLAVVNPANARPDFSADADAHFSQGREVIRAGFERAGGSEARKPTRKRCVSRPTAWRLQGSCVPATPRRPQGRGCTGLHRAAPARPARPRGQACWGLSYVQHLQQDTYTLDKTIFYRAFGFTAILRGKHRVCPWTPALTAGSPPRTPHRVLHLSQTHTDASSSRRARSVHGAVRPVGLDRRVIARTCRSVSHAVCSPPYHPEHTVSCPCRVRAQDGCPPAAKWDSAVR from the exons ATGGGGAGCACGGGCAGCCAGCACCCCTCCAAGAGAGGCCCCGAGTCCGCCCCAGGCGCCCACGGCGTGGTTCCGCCTGCTTTCATGGAGTTTCAAGTCCACGGCACCGCACTGTGCCCGAGTGGTGTTGGCCTCCGTGGCACGTCTGTGGGCGGCTG ggtggggggaggaggggtcggCAGCTTCCACCAGGTCCCCAGGGGGCCCGTGACCCCAAGTGCGGAGTCCGTGTGGGTGGCCTCGAAGCGTCTCCAGCATCCCCCGTCCACGACCTCGGCTCCAAAGTTGCCT CCTGGAGCTTTGAGCGGTCGCCCCCGGAGCCCTCCCGCCCCGTCCCCGCTGTGCCTTCCGTGTCCAGACGTGTCCGTTCTGGAGTTTCACACGAGTGGGATCCCACGCCGTGTGGCCCTTGCGTCGGGCTTCTCAGCACGTGCCAGGCTCGTGGGTTCCGTGGCGCGTGTCCGTGCCGCCCGGGGTGGGTCTGCCTCGTCCTGTCTGTTCCGCAACCGGCGGACGTCGGGTCGTTTCTACCCTCTGGCTGTCGTGAACCCTGCGAACGCCCGCCCAGATTTTTCCGCGGACGCGGACGCTCACTTCTCTCAG GGCCGTGAAGTGATACGTGCTGGTTTTGAAAGAGCCGGTGGATCAGAAGCACGAAAGCCGACGAGAAAGCGGTGCGTCTCGCGTCCCACCGCCTGGCGTTTGCAGGGCTCCTGCGTGCCCGCGACGCCCCGCCGTCCACAGGGGCGAGGGTGCACGGGCCTGCACAGAGCGGCTCCCGCCAGGCCAGCGCGTCCTCGAGGTCAAGCGTGCTGGGGGCTGAGTTACGTTCAACACTTACAACAAGACACGTACACTTTGGACAAGACTATTTTTTACCGCGCTTTTGGGTTCACGGCAATATTGAGAGGAAAGCACCGCGTTTGCCCGTGGACCCCTGCCCTCACAGCGGGCTCCCCGCCACGGACACCCCACCGGGTGCTTCACTTGTCGCAGACCCACACGGACGCGTCGTCGTCACGCAGAGCCCGGAGCGTGCACGGGGCCGTCCGTCCCGTGGGTTTGGACAGACGTGTGATAGCACGCACCTGCCGTTCCGTCTCCCACGCCGTGTGCTCGCCGCCCTACCATCCCGAGCACACAGTTTCGTGTCCGTGCCGTGTGCGGGCCCAGGACGGGTGCCCGCCCGCCGCCAAGTGGGATTCCGCGGTACGGTGA